The sequence below is a genomic window from Rhizobium gallicum bv. gallicum R602sp.
AGGTCGCCGCAGCAAAGATGCTGGAACGCGAAGGCATTTGGCAGAAAGCCTCTGCCGGAAATTGACGGGACAATGACGGAAGAAAACGATATGGCGCATGAAGTCGCCGCTGAAACCAATGGCGAAACGCATTCCGGCTTCGTCGCCCTGATCGGCCCGACCAATGCCGGAAAATCGACCCTGGTAAACCGCCTTGTCGGTGCCAAGGTGTCGATCGTCAGCCACAAGGTGCAGACGACGCGCGCCATTGTCCGCGGCATCGCGATCCATGGCAATGCGCAGATTGTCTTCATGGATACGCCCGGCATCTTCAAGCCGCGCCGCAGACTGGACCGCGCCATGGTCACGTCGGCCTGGGGCGGGGCCAAGGATGCCGATCTCATCATGCTGCTGATCGACAGCGAGCGCGGCCTGCGCGGCGACGCGGAGGCGATCCTGGAAGGGCTCAAGGAGGTGCGACAGCCCAAGATACTCCTGCTCAACAAGATCGACCGCGTCAAGCGCGAAGACTTGCTGGCGCTGGCCGCTGCCGCGAACGAGAAGATCGCCTTCGAGCAGACCTTCATGATCTCGGCGGAGAACGGCTCCGGTTGCGACGACGTCATGGATTATCTGGCCAAGACCCTGCCCGAAGGCCCGTGGTACTATCCGGAAGATCAGATTTCCGATCTGCCGATGCGCCAGCTCGCCGCCGAGATCACCCGCGAAAAGCTCTTCCTGCGTCTGCACCAGGAGCTTCCCTATTCCTCTCACGTCGAAACGGAAAAATGGGAAGAGCGCAAGGACGGCTCGGTGCGTATCGAGCAGGTGATCTACGTCGAGCGCGACAGCCAGAAGAAGATCACGCTTGGCAAGGGTGGCGAGACGATCAAGGCGATCTCCTCGGCATCCCGAAAGGAAATCGCCGAAATCCTCGAGCAGCCGGTGCACCTGTTCCTCTTCGTCAAGGTTCGGGAGAACTGGGGCGATGACCCGGAGCGGTTCCGGGAAATGGGGCTCGACTTTCCGCGTTGACCGATTGAGAAAGACCGGCTCGAATGGCTTGGCGATATCAGGCGGCCGCTCATAAAATTTCTGCGGCCATGTCTTTTTTGAATGCAAATCGGTCAAACAGAAAATAAGGTCGGTGATGCCACTTTTCCTCCGATTTTGCTTCTTATCGACAGAATCAGAAAAGCGGCTCACTCAGGTCGCATGGCCTATGGCCCGCTAACCGGGCATAAGGGGGGTACCAGAGGTAGAGATGCGGGTTAAGCAGACGGTGTGCGCCGTAAACGGCGTTCAGCGAAGGGCGCGGAGATCATGAACGCAAGCCGTGTTCTGGTCCTTGAAGACAGTCTCATCATTGCGATGGAAGCGGAAGATATGCTCCGCGCCGTCGGCGTGGAGGCCATCGATATCGCAAGCGGCCTCGATCAGGCGATGGATGCCGTGAAGTCGAAAAGCTATGATTTCGCGCTGCTCGACGTCAATCTCGGCGAGGCGATGAGCTTCGGCTTTGCCCGGCATTTGAATGAGACGGGCATCCCTTTCGGCTTTGTCAGCGGCTATTCCGATACGCGAGACTTCCCGCCGGACCTCCAGGATGTGCCGCTTCTCGTAAAGCCCTTCGACGAAGGTGCGATGCGCGAATTCCTCGAGAAGCTCTTTCCGACTGCCGAACTGGATCCGGCTTCATGACATAGGGCTGTGCTTGCTTTAGGATCATTTCCGCAAGCTTGAGGTTCGTTCGCCATGCAGTGGCAGGATCATGCAATCATTCTTGGCGTCAAACGCCACGGCGAGACCAGCGTCATTGCCGAGGTGATGACGCGTGCTCGGGGCCGTCATCTCGGGCTGGTGCGTTCCGGCCGTTCGCGCGCGATGCAGCCGGTGCTGCAGCCCGGCAACGAGGTGGATGTGATCTGGCGCGCGCGCCTCGACGAGCATCTCGGCGAATTCCGCGTGGAGCCGCTGCGGCTGCGTGCAGCGCAGCTCATGGAAACAGCCACCGCCGTCTATGGGGTGCAGGCGATGGGCGCTCTTTTGCGGCTTTTGCCGGAACGCGACCCACATCCGCATCTTTACGATGCGCTCGAAGTCATTCTCGACAATCTCCACAATCCGGCGGATGCCGGTGAACTTTTCGTCCGCTTCGAACTCGCCGTCCTCAACGACCTCGGCTTCGGCCTTGACCTTGCCGAATGCGCCGCAACGGGCGCGCGGACCGATCTTGCCTATGTCTCGCCGAAATCCGGCCGGGCGGTCAGCCGGTCAGCCGGCGCCCCCTGGGCGGACAAGATGTTCGTACTTCCGGGCTTTCTCCGCGCCGACGGCAATGATGCCGCAGACTTCGACAGTCTGAGCGCGGCCTTTCGCCTGACGGGCTTTTTCTTGCATCGCCACGTCTACGAGCCGCGCGGGATCGAAGCGACTGCAGCCCGCGACGGCTTCATTCAGGCAGCCCTGAAGGCACTCAATTCGTCTCTCAGGGCTGTTCCTCCAGCGCCGGACGAGCTCTCGGCCTGAGGGTGGTTTTTCACTGCTGAAAAACATGCTGCGGAATTGGAGGTTTATCCGTTCCGGCGTCCTGCCTATGTCTGCTCATATTGCTCTGGAGGATTTCATGCTGACGAAGACAGATAATGCGACAACGATCACGCTCTGGAATGGCCGCGAAATCCCGAGGCTCGGCATGGGCTGCTGGGCGATCGGCGGGCCGTTCTTCGCAGGCGAGGTGCCACTCGGCTGGGGGGAGGTCGACGACGACGAGTCGATCGAGGCCATTCATCGCGCCGTCGACCTCGGCATCCGCTTTTTCGACACGGCTTCGAACTATGGCGCCGGGCATTCGGAAGAGGTCGTTGGTCGCGCGATCGGCAATCGCGACGATATCGTTATTGCCACGAAATTCGGTTTTGCCACCGACGAGAAAACGAAGCAGGCAACGGGCGCCTTTGCCGATCCGGCCTTCATCCGCCAATCGGCGGAAACGTCGCTGCGCCGGCTGAAGCGCGAGCGGCTCGATCTCCTGCAGTTCCACCTGAACGATTTCCCGCTGGAAGCGTCGGACGAAGTTTTCGATGTACTCGAAGCACTCAAGGCAGAGGGTAAGATCGACGCCTTCGGTTGGAGCACGGACTTCCCGGATCGCGCCGCCCGCCACGCAGGTTGCAAGGGCTTCGTATCCATACAGCACACGATGAATGTCTTTGAGCCGGTGCCGGCCATGATCGATGTGGTCGAGAAGAACGGCCTGCTGTCGATCAACCGCGGACCGCTGGCGATGGGGCTACTGAGCGGCAAGTTCACGCCGCAGAAGACAGTCGGGGCCAAGGATGTCCGGGCCACGAGCCTCGACTGGATGGTTTATTTCAAGGATGGGCGCATCGCGCCGGAATTCGCAGCCCGCCTGGAAGCCGTTCGCGACCTGCTGACCACCGGCGGCCGCACGCTGACACAAGGCGCTCTTGCGTGGTTATGGGCACGCTCGCCGCGTACGCTGCCTATTCCCGGTTTTCGCACGGTCGCCCAGGTTGAGGAAAACGCCGGCGCTTTGGAAAAGGGACCGCTGGCCCGGGATATGATGGCACGGATCGATGCGGCGCTAGCTGGCCGTTAACCCGCCGCGCGCATCTTGAAAGGCCAGCCTTCAGGCCGTTCCTCGATGATGGTGACGGCATCGCCGATGGCGATCCGGCCGGTGCCGCGCGGTACGGCATTCCAGCCGAAAATCACGCCGCGCACGCGGCGGTCTGCCGACATGCGGATGCGGCCCATGGCGGGCATCGGGTTTGGCACCTCGCGCGAGCCCGTCATTTGGTCCTGTGTTGTCATGATGCAGCGTGCGCAGGGTTTCACGAGATCGAAACGGATGCCGCCGATCTCGATTGCCGCCCAGCGGTCCTCCAGCCAGGCTTCGTCCGTATCGATAACAATGTTTGGCCGGAAGCGCTCCATGCCGACGCTGCCCTCTGCATGCAAGGCGAGGTTGGCGTTGAGCGCTTTCAGCGAGCCGGTCGTCGTCACCAGGATCTGATAGCCGTCCGCGAACGTCATGGGGGTCTCAGCGCCTGCCCATTCGGGGTTGGCGATGCGCTGCGCCTGGTTATCGAAGAAGACCAGCTTCACGTCCCGTCCGAGCCATTCGGAAAGCCGAGCATTGCTTTCGTCGTCGGCGACTGCGGCATTCACCAGGGATTTCCAGACGACGACATCCGTGCGGCGGTCCGGCTGCGGCGGCGGGACGGCGATATCCGGCTTCCCCGTCATCACCAGCCGGAAAGCCTCCGTCTCGGGCTGGATTTCGATCCGCGCGAGTGCCGGCAATTCGCGTTGCGTGATGAAATGACCGTCAGGATCCGTCACCATCGCGCGCCGATCGCCGGGAAGGCCGAAGGAGTCTACCGCCGAAAAAGGCAAGGCGATGGCGCGGGCGCTCTTGAGCGGATAGATAAAAAGATCGCTTACGCGCATTTCGTTCTCCTAAATCTCGTCCATGAATGCCGTGAGGAAGTCGCGCAGACGCTTGTCGCGTTCGGCGGCAAGGGCGCGACCCGCCACCGTCTGAAATCCGTCGGCAAGTTTGAACAGCTTTGTCTGAAAATGGTCAATGGCAAAGCGCCGATCGTCGAGGGGGCGACGTTCGGCAGCCGGATCGAAGGGATCATAAAGGCCCGACGCCATGCGGCCGCCGATATAAAAACAGCGCGCCGCGCCCACCATGCCGATTGCGTCGAGGCGGTCGGCGTCTTGCAATATTCGCGCTTCCAGGGTTTCTGGCGTGATATTGGCAGAAAAACTGTGGGTGGTGATCGCATGCGCAACGGCCGCGATCTCATCTGTCGCCCAGCCCAGTTTCTTCAGGATGCCGGATGCCTTCTCTGCGGC
It includes:
- the era gene encoding GTPase Era, with the translated sequence MTEENDMAHEVAAETNGETHSGFVALIGPTNAGKSTLVNRLVGAKVSIVSHKVQTTRAIVRGIAIHGNAQIVFMDTPGIFKPRRRLDRAMVTSAWGGAKDADLIMLLIDSERGLRGDAEAILEGLKEVRQPKILLLNKIDRVKREDLLALAAAANEKIAFEQTFMISAENGSGCDDVMDYLAKTLPEGPWYYPEDQISDLPMRQLAAEITREKLFLRLHQELPYSSHVETEKWEERKDGSVRIEQVIYVERDSQKKITLGKGGETIKAISSASRKEIAEILEQPVHLFLFVKVRENWGDDPERFREMGLDFPR
- a CDS encoding response regulator, yielding MNASRVLVLEDSLIIAMEAEDMLRAVGVEAIDIASGLDQAMDAVKSKSYDFALLDVNLGEAMSFGFARHLNETGIPFGFVSGYSDTRDFPPDLQDVPLLVKPFDEGAMREFLEKLFPTAELDPAS
- the recO gene encoding DNA repair protein RecO translates to MQWQDHAIILGVKRHGETSVIAEVMTRARGRHLGLVRSGRSRAMQPVLQPGNEVDVIWRARLDEHLGEFRVEPLRLRAAQLMETATAVYGVQAMGALLRLLPERDPHPHLYDALEVILDNLHNPADAGELFVRFELAVLNDLGFGLDLAECAATGARTDLAYVSPKSGRAVSRSAGAPWADKMFVLPGFLRADGNDAADFDSLSAAFRLTGFFLHRHVYEPRGIEATAARDGFIQAALKALNSSLRAVPPAPDELSA
- a CDS encoding aldo/keto reductase; translation: MLTKTDNATTITLWNGREIPRLGMGCWAIGGPFFAGEVPLGWGEVDDDESIEAIHRAVDLGIRFFDTASNYGAGHSEEVVGRAIGNRDDIVIATKFGFATDEKTKQATGAFADPAFIRQSAETSLRRLKRERLDLLQFHLNDFPLEASDEVFDVLEALKAEGKIDAFGWSTDFPDRAARHAGCKGFVSIQHTMNVFEPVPAMIDVVEKNGLLSINRGPLAMGLLSGKFTPQKTVGAKDVRATSLDWMVYFKDGRIAPEFAARLEAVRDLLTTGGRTLTQGALAWLWARSPRTLPIPGFRTVAQVEENAGALEKGPLARDMMARIDAALAGR
- a CDS encoding MOSC domain-containing protein, translating into MRVSDLFIYPLKSARAIALPFSAVDSFGLPGDRRAMVTDPDGHFITQRELPALARIEIQPETEAFRLVMTGKPDIAVPPPQPDRRTDVVVWKSLVNAAVADDESNARLSEWLGRDVKLVFFDNQAQRIANPEWAGAETPMTFADGYQILVTTTGSLKALNANLALHAEGSVGMERFRPNIVIDTDEAWLEDRWAAIEIGGIRFDLVKPCARCIMTTQDQMTGSREVPNPMPAMGRIRMSADRRVRGVIFGWNAVPRGTGRIAIGDAVTIIEERPEGWPFKMRAAG
- a CDS encoding HD domain-containing protein, with the translated sequence MFEAKAFSPFESLAAKLTPYATEGDDGSHDLAHILRVFRNAMRIHATEGGNGRILAAAVLLHDCVAVEKSSPLRSKASALAAEKASGILKKLGWATDEIAAVAHAITTHSFSANITPETLEARILQDADRLDAIGMVGAARCFYIGGRMASGLYDPFDPAAERRPLDDRRFAIDHFQTKLFKLADGFQTVAGRALAAERDKRLRDFLTAFMDEI